The Chaetodon trifascialis isolate fChaTrf1 chromosome 16, fChaTrf1.hap1, whole genome shotgun sequence genome includes a region encoding these proteins:
- the LOC139344822 gene encoding sodium/potassium/calcium exchanger 3-like: protein MRAAARHRRPFQRFCCCGVGLVAVIWLAQVIQAPETESSGLLPGVSDWAPRWTRRLMQEKTDNQSLDQPRAAIHEFPEDIFTKEQRKKGAVLLHTLCAIYMFYALAIVCDDYFVPSLEKISENLQLSEDVAGATFMAAGSSAPELFTSLIGVFITKGDVGVGTIVGSAVFNILVIIGLSGIFAGQTVVLTWWSLFRDSSYYILSVVTLIMVIYDARVVWWESLLLMTMYAVYIVIMKFNSQLLAFVTRQLRSGRLCCPGSEDHREDKAGEDASACNTSMVLLNKGHNQEPPPVVMVDELLILNPHKLSFSDAGLRIMITPHFSPRTRLSMAGRVLISERQRLIQSSKNQRDGEAGPGSRGGSASNSLKTTASCSLENGGREPGTGDRETGDKLGVEACQPEEEEDDEDGIFSPVRIPGSCCARVKWVITWPLGLLLYCTVPNCILPRWHRWFMVTFVASTLWIAVFSYLMVWMVTIISYTLDIPDYIMGITFLAAGTSVPDCMASLIVARQGMGDMAVSNSIGSNIFDILLGLGFPWALRTLVVDHGSSVFINNKGLVYSVILLLASVFLTVTSVHLNHWRLDRRLGLGLMFLYAIFLLCSILFGQM, encoded by the exons AGACCGAGTCTTCTGGGCTTTTGCCAGGCGTGAGCGATTGGGCGCCACGATGGACTCGCAGGCTGATGCAGGAGAAGACTGACAACCAGAGCCTGGATCAGCCCCGAGCAG CCATCCATGAGTTTCCAGAGGACATCTTTACcaaggagcagaggaagaaggggGCTGTGCTCCTGCATACGCTCTGT gccaTCTACATGTTCTACGCTCTGGCCATCGTATGTGACGACTATTTTGTCCCCTCCCTTGAGAAAATATCTGAG aacctgcagctcagtgaaGATGTGGCCGGGGCGACATTTATGGCTGCAGGAAGCTCTGCACCAGAGCTTTTCACCTCTCTTATTG GCGTCTTCATCACCAAAGGAGACGTTGGAGTCGGCACGATTGTTGGCTCGGCTGTCTTCAACATCCTGGTCATCATCGGCCTGAGTGGGATCTTTGCAGGCCAG acGGTGGTCCTAACATGGTGGTCCCTTTTCAGAGATTCCTCCTACTACATCCTGTCTGTAGTGACGCTCATCATG GTGATCTATGATGCCAGAGTGGTCTG GTGGGAGTCCTTGCTCCTCATGACCATGTATGCAGTCTACATTGTAATCATGAA GTTCAACTCCCAGCTTCTGGCGTTTGTGACACGTCAGCTGAGGAGCGGCAGGCTGTGCTGCCCCGGATCAGAGGACCACAGAGAAGACAAGGCGGGAGAGGACGCCTCTGCTTGCAACACCTCCATGGTGCTTCTCAACAAAG GCCACAATCAGGAGCCTCCTCCAGTCGTCATGGTGGATGAGCTTCTCATCCTCAACCCCCACAAGCTGTCCTTCTCTGATGCTGGCCTCCGTATCATGATCACCCCCCACTTCTCACCCCGCACCAGACTCTCCATGGCAGGACGCGTGCTCATCAGTGAG AGACAGAGGCTGATCCAGAGTTCGAAGAACCAGCGGGACGGTGAGGCCGGCCCTGGGTCGCGAGGGGGGTCAGCCAGCAACAGCCTGAAGACAACAGCCTCCTGCAGTCTAGAGAACGGAGGCAGGGAACcagggacaggagacagagagacaggagacaaGCTGGGGGTCGAGGCATGTCagccagaggaagaagaggatgatgaagatgggaTTTTCAGTCCCGTGCGCATACCAG GTAGCTGCTGTGCGCGGGTCAAGTGGGTGATCACATGGCCTCTGGGCCTCCTGCTCTACTGCACTGTGCCTAACTGCATTCTGCCACGCTGGCACCGCTGGTTCATGGTCACCTTTGTGGCCTCCACCCTGTGGATCGCTGTCTTCTCCTACCTCATGGTGTGGATG GTGACCATCATCAGCTACACACTAGACATCCCAGACTACATCATGGGCATAACCTTCCTGGCAGCAGGGACCAGTGTGCCAGACTGCATGGCAAGTCTTATTGTAGCTCGACAAG GCATGGGGGACATGGCAGTGTCTAACTCCATAGGCAGCAATATCTTTGACATCCTGCTGGGTTTGGGATTCCCCTGGGCTTTGCGCACCCTCGTGGTGGACCATGGATCATCA GTCTTCATAAATAATAAAGGACTAGTGTATTctgtcatcctgctgctggCATCTGTGTTTCTGACG GTGACGAGCGTTCATCTGAACCACTGGAGGCTGGATCGGCGGCTGGGTCTGGGCCTGATGTTTCTCTATGCCATCTTCCTGCTGTGCTCCATCCTCTTCGGGCAGATGTAA